The following are encoded together in the Methanosarcina flavescens genome:
- a CDS encoding radical SAM protein has translation MRVYDSPVLKVNASTENEKMVLDAEGPLSQLAKPFLKRINTIFAEEKPISVNENEIIFSTWIPPIPGPVFSRVISAEIAAIRKKRVPDQLSIGITARCPNRCIHCGAADIKPERELTLDEISGAVNQSLDLGSYLISFDGGETMLRNDLVEMVTRVDKSRAIATCFTSGFRFSEERARELKAAGLYALRVSLDSPIEAEHDRIRGREGAYRDAVAGIKNAKTAGILTDMFVVVSPHNIDDLEEFYNLAVDLEMHELSLYEIIAVGRWLDHEDEVITEKDVSRLERFQKSMNSRSEGPRVTAFPYFMGPSLFGCFAGKRWMHIASDGEVMPCAYTPLSFGNICEDSLEAIWKRMGKHNAYRKDAAYCMMRNPDFRKEYIHTIPQGARIPYRLK, from the coding sequence ATGCGAGTATATGATAGTCCGGTGCTTAAGGTAAATGCCAGTACAGAAAACGAGAAAATGGTGCTTGATGCAGAAGGTCCTCTTTCCCAGCTTGCAAAACCCTTCCTCAAGCGCATAAACACCATCTTTGCAGAAGAAAAACCCATCTCAGTAAATGAGAACGAGATTATTTTTTCTACATGGATCCCACCTATTCCGGGGCCTGTTTTCAGTCGTGTGATAAGTGCTGAGATCGCAGCCATCAGAAAAAAAAGAGTTCCTGATCAACTCTCAATAGGAATTACTGCCCGCTGTCCCAATCGCTGTATTCACTGTGGAGCAGCCGATATTAAGCCCGAAAGGGAATTGACCCTGGATGAGATTTCCGGGGCTGTGAACCAGAGCCTGGATCTGGGGTCTTATCTTATCTCTTTCGATGGAGGGGAGACCATGCTCCGAAATGACCTTGTTGAGATGGTAACTAGAGTGGATAAATCAAGGGCAATTGCTACCTGTTTTACCTCAGGTTTCAGGTTTTCCGAAGAAAGGGCAAGGGAGCTCAAAGCAGCAGGTCTTTATGCTTTAAGAGTCAGCCTAGACAGCCCAATTGAGGCCGAACACGATCGCATTCGGGGACGAGAGGGGGCATATAGGGATGCGGTTGCCGGAATAAAGAATGCAAAAACTGCCGGAATCCTTACTGATATGTTTGTGGTCGTTTCCCCTCACAATATCGATGACCTTGAAGAATTTTATAACCTTGCAGTTGATCTTGAGATGCATGAGCTCTCCCTCTATGAGATAATTGCAGTCGGACGCTGGCTTGATCATGAGGATGAGGTCATAACTGAGAAAGATGTATCACGACTTGAGAGATTCCAGAAATCAATGAATTCCAGATCTGAGGGTCCTAGAGTTACCGCGTTCCCATATTTTATGGGTCCCAGCTTATTCGGTTGTTTTGCGGGTAAACGCTGGATGCACATTGCTTCGGACGGGGAAGTTATGCCGTGCGCCTACACTCCTCTCTCTTTTGGAAATATCTGTGAAGACTCCCTGGAAGCTATCTGGAAGCGTATGGGTAAGCATAATGCCTACAGAAAGGATGCTGCTTATTGCATGATGCGCAACCCCGATTTCCGAAAGGAATATATCCATACGATCCCTCAGGGTGCACGGATCCCTTACAGGCTTAAATAA
- a CDS encoding geranylfarnesyl diphosphate synthase, whose amino-acid sequence MNIEEWEEYRYVESGISAFINQMKESSLKKMVEHVCNTGGKRIRPIILLLSSEICSGTYYQSLNAALAVEMMHSASLIHDDLLDQGIIRRNLPTAPEKFGPSKALLCGDYLIAKSIELISPYGKKVVRDFGRAGMDMAEGEVLDLRLDRDDFGESSYFECIYKKTASLFAISASIGACTGGADEALAGRFNFFGNSLGMAYQIVDDILEFLEVVEGKESKFTSQTLPHVYITSMPKEEAIQKSIDAVKLHVNAAKETLLTFKACPARDKLFQITDYITVDMLENI is encoded by the coding sequence ATGAATATCGAAGAGTGGGAAGAATACAGATATGTTGAATCCGGAATAAGTGCCTTCATTAATCAAATGAAGGAATCTAGCTTAAAAAAAATGGTAGAACATGTCTGTAATACCGGAGGAAAGCGAATCCGTCCAATTATCCTCCTCCTATCCAGTGAGATCTGTTCAGGCACGTATTATCAAAGCCTTAATGCAGCTCTTGCTGTCGAAATGATGCATTCGGCTTCTCTCATCCATGATGACCTCCTGGATCAGGGGATTATTAGAAGAAATCTGCCTACTGCTCCTGAAAAATTTGGTCCTTCTAAAGCGCTCCTTTGTGGTGATTATTTAATTGCAAAATCCATCGAGTTAATTTCTCCTTATGGCAAGAAAGTCGTCAGAGATTTTGGAAGGGCTGGGATGGATATGGCTGAAGGAGAAGTTCTTGATTTGAGACTCGATAGGGATGATTTCGGGGAAAGCAGCTATTTCGAGTGCATCTACAAGAAAACGGCTTCTCTATTTGCAATCAGCGCATCCATAGGGGCATGTACTGGAGGGGCTGACGAGGCTCTAGCAGGGCGTTTTAATTTCTTTGGAAACTCTCTAGGGATGGCATATCAAATTGTTGATGATATTCTTGAGTTTTTGGAAGTAGTTGAAGGCAAGGAATCAAAATTCACATCTCAAACCCTGCCGCACGTGTATATTACGAGCATGCCAAAAGAAGAAGCAATACAAAAGTCCATAGATGCTGTAAAGCTGCACGTTAATGCGGCAAAAGAGACACTTCTGACATTTAAAGCATGCCCGGCAAGGGATAAGCTTTTCCAGATTACCGATTATATAACTGTAGATATGCTTGAGAACATTTAA